The nucleotide window agacaaatttgtctcctgcgacccttgtgaggaataagcagtcatgaCGATGGATGGACAAATTTGTTGACCTTATTTTATACTGTATAATACCAATAGCTCTATAGCTTTAGGTCATGGCACTTGCTCAAGATTTGAGATTAAAAGAGGCTTAAATCAAAGTTGTGGCAGTTCACTATTTTTCATAATGGCAGCTGTCATGTTATCCTATAATCAAGAATGATTAAGGGGATGGATGTGATGAATAGAAAGATAGTGATAAGTCAGTTGGCGGATGACACAAccttgtttttgaaaaatgagaATCAAATTTCCTTAGCACTTGAAAATAACTTCTCAAAGGCTTCTGGTTTGAAATTAAGTGTGGAGAAATGTCAGTTATTGACGTTGCATGACTGCCTTCAACAGTCCATTTATGGGATTACAGTTAGGAAGGAGGTGAAATTAGTATTTCTCCGGAAAATTCTGGAACGCAAAGCCAAAATTTTGGAAACAATATTGACAAGTCTAAGTCAATGCTTAACCGATGGCTCCAGAGACACGTTAGATTTTTGGGAGTGGAGGGTACTCTTGTCCAAAACAGTTTATCTCGGGTAATTTATCCAGTCTTCATTTTCGCAACCCGTTTCGAATAAAAAGGCAATTAATAGCATACATTTTAAGTTTATATGGTGGAATCAATGCCAGTATATTAGGGAAGTCAATGTGGTTAAATGTTATGAGGAAGGCGGAGTGAATGCTATTGATTTTGAAGTGATGAATGGGGGTTTTGAGATTGAAGTGACTGATTGGCtttattaaaaatgaacaatccttttggaacatttttgtgatttttcagaaaatgggtggcatacatttttttttgttgagatGCGATTTTGACAACAGAGCATTACCAGTAAAGCTCTCTGATTTCCATCAACAGGTCCTCCTCTATTGGAAGCTAATTTTCAAACATAATTTTACATGGCATAAAACGCCAGTATGGAACAATCGGTATATCTTGTTCAATTGGAAATCAgtttacagtcttccctcgctataacgcggttcacttttcgcggtctcgctgtatcgcagatttttttttaaatgcaattttgcatatttttttgcagtaatatacccattttataaaatgtatgaagttttgaacattatcaatgtttgaacaagagagaaatgtgagaacatgtaaatgcctcaatgagaaaagtgtctaaattgtgtggtaggggattttagagccttaaaacatttataagaattgtaaaacataaagctaactacttcgcggatttcatttattgcgggtattttttggaacctaaccccagcggaaaacgagggaacactgtatatcggGGAATGGAGGACGAGAGGAATCTGGGCGGTTGCTCACTTTCCGGATGATTATGGGATTCTGTTGAAATGTGAGGATTTTAGTGAGAAATCTCATTTTCAGTGTTCTGTTAAATAGAAAAGGGATAATAAAAGCCATTCCACTGCCTTTGATTGCAATGGTTAGCGATGACACTTTGCCGTCAATTTTATGCACACGCATGCTTCATTCTTTATTTGTACTGTGCAAACTTTTGCGTTGTCACTGTCAGGTGGCAAAACAGTGGCTAAGCACATAGACGAGTACGCTAATCCAAAGCTCCTCATTGGTGGGATGAAAATTAAGATTTgtaaattgatacaatccattactgaattgaaataaaagaaaatgcaagAAACTTTTGAAGTTAGATTGTATGAAAAGGCATGTAGAAATTGTTTGCCTGAATGTGTAAATATTGGGATGTCCACGATTTGGGCGAAACTCAAAAGTTGCTTTGCATGATCATCTCCATTCTGCTTCGACTGCTCCCTGACAAAGTGGGAGGAGTCAATTAATAGGCTAATGTCACACAGAAGGTCATCCCACTCACTCAAGGTGTATAAAAAGAGTGCTCACTGTTCAGCCGGTGTGGTGTGGTTTATGAGGCTGGAGAGACAGTCAGTGATTGGTAAGTTATTCAATACCCCAAATTTTTCCTTTCTTCACTTTTGCAACATGTAAAACTATCAACTATGACCCATAATGTTCTTCCTCAGGTCAGGAACAAGCTCTAACTTATTTGATGACATTTTTGCAGAACATGCCaatgattattttaaacttgtttcaagtacatttaatttattgtatACATATATGACTGAATTGTCTGAAACATTGTGGGGCAGGTTTGGTCCTTAAGGGCACAGAtccatattttgaatttttcctttctccaacacagctggttCAAATGAATAGCTTATCATAAAGCTCTGCAGTAGCTTGATCGTTTGAATCAGGTGCATCGGTGGAGGGAAATGGCCAAAATATGCTCAAGAGGTGCCATTGACTTATATTGTTCTAGGGTCGCTAGCATCTTGCGATAAGATTGCGTAGCTTTGCTTCGAAACCATCTTGAACACTTATGAGATTCCTGAAAGCAAAATGTAATACACGGCAGACTGCTCCCTTGAGGGAATACTCAAGTTTGGTCCTCGAGGCCCGAACCAGCTTGTTTTCCGTgtttaacacacctgattcatcatcacaatcgttatcaggcttctgcaaagcttgctgacaAGCTAAaaattagattcagctgcgcttTAGGTGAGCGATGTGGAAAACTgtctggataggggctctcgaggaccagaaaTGAGCACCACTGCTCTACACTAACCTGACATTGCATGGTTTGATTGAACTTTGACATGTGCGAAGGCTTTTTGGTCAAATGTTGTATAATCCAAAGATGAATAAATTTGAACGTTTTTGCCACAGTACACAAAGATGCAAGTGGCCCTGGGATTCTGGATCTTATCAGCAGTCTTCTGTTTGGGAAGAGGTTACCACCATGCCAGCCTCTCGCACGTGCGCTCAGCGAACAAAGAGTTTGCTTTCCAGCTGTACAGGAAGTTGGCGGCTCGTTCTGATAATCGGGGCAAGAACATCTTTTACTCTCCGAGCAGCGTGTCTGTCGCCTTGGCCGCCTTGTCGGTCGGAGCCCGCGGGTACACTCACCGACAGCTGATGAGCGGTCTGGGTTACAACAGCTACCGAGTTACGCAGAATGATGTCAATCGGTTCTTTAGCATGCTCCTCAAAAGGCAAGACGGTTCATCGGACATCAGTGAAGGGACTGCCGTGTTCCTGGATAACGCCTTCAAGCCAAAACCTGACTTCCTGAAAGATTTGAAAGCTTTCTATTATACAGATGTGTTGAATGTCGACTTCCGGCGAACAACACAAAGTGCTGATGCCATCAATAAATATGTGGCATATAAGACTCATGGCAAGATTGATAAGTTGCTGGAACACCTGGAGCCAGACACCGTCATGTATCTCATAAGCTACATCTACTTCAAAGGTACGCAAGGATATTTAGTTCTGAAGAAGTCTTCTCGAACGTCTTAATTCTGTTCATTCTTGTACAGGAATGTGGGACAATCCTTTTGAAACCAAGCTCACAAAGGCGGACATGTTTGCTGTTGATGAATATAACAAGGTTTGAAGTACAAGTTGAAGGGGAGAATATAATACTGGTGCAAAGAAAGGGATTTCATTATGTATTCCCCCCAGGTTTCCGTCCAGATGATGAACAAGAAGGACACCTTTGATATCTACCATGACCTGGCAATTGACACAACAATCCTGCGCCTTCCCTTCAACAGCGGTTACTCCATGCTCCTGCTGTTGCCTGACAACATGGCAACGCTTGAGAAGGCAATATCTCCACAGCATATCACTAACTGGTCAAAATGGATGAGAAAGAGGTTggttaacatttttcatggagaAGCTTGTTTGACTTTTCTGGTGTGATCATATCaatcaatgtttttcttttaggaAGTATAACATCTTTGTTCCAAAGTTCTCTATTAAGACGGACTACTCTCTGAAGGAAGTGCTGACTGAAATGGGAATGACGCACATGTTTGATGAGCGAGCAGATTTGAGTGGAATTTCATGGGCAAAGCAACTGTTTGTCTCTGGCGTAAGGATtgagtcaattttatttatttttaacatactCCTTTTTGCCCTTCAACTTGCTCTTTACCTTTTCAGGTTGTGCACCAAGCGTCCCTTGATGTTGACGAGGCCGGAGCCACTGCTGCAGCCGCCACAGGAATTGGAATCGCGGTTCTCAGCTCACTACCCGTCCCTGTGCTGAAGTTCAACCATCCGTTCATGCTTCTCATCACAGATAACGCCACAAATGACATTCTCTTTTTGGGCAAGATAATTAATCCCAACATTTGAATAGTTGATATTCTATCATAATAAAGTAACCCTGTTGTTTTTGCGATCAAATCATTTCCGCTTTTCTTGTTTAGATAAAAGCTTGGAGgaatggtgtattttttttattaaacttacCCATTTTTAAGCTTTGGCTCTAAAATGCAACGCTTCTGTAGTAGAATATTACTAAATCCATAATTTTCCTATACCACAAACCCTCTTCAGGGTCACTCGGAGCGAGCAGCCCGTTCAAGCTGACATTGCATGAAAACCTAGCCGCATCTTCAGTGCCGTTATttgggcagtatcttattttgaaattacttggtcagaaccatcaaaaagctgaAAActggtcacaataatgcctaaggGTTGAAtagaaaatgtacaatttcacatttttcttaACAAATCTGTAGACTATGGATCAATTCCCGTTTTTATCCTCCCCTAAAAGTGGTGCCTTTTGGagagtgtgtgtgggggggggttaagtcatgcatttttttttattaaaagtaTCCACTTGCACatgtgtttttcaacacccttcttactttgaccatttccaaatattttatttgaactgagtcaaatgccattttaagCATATGTTGCTGGccactgaaaatggatggcgggctgcaaatggcccgcgggctgtagtttggacacctctgctgtAGCTTTAGGTCATGGCACTTGCTCAAGATTAAAAGAGGCATAAGTCAAGGTTGTGGCAGTTCACTCTTTCATCTTCTCAAAGGCTTGTGGTTTGAAATTAAAGGGctacagctgagatgggcgccagcatcccccgcgacccttgtgaggaataagcggtcaagaaaatggatggatggtatttcTTAGGAAAATTCTGTAACGGAAAGCCAAGATTTTGGAAACAATATCGATAAGTCTAAGTCAATTTCAAGATTATACAGGGGCCGTCAGAAGGAAGAGGGAACTGATGCCAGAGTTGAAAGCAGCCAGAGAGAAAGGAGACATTGTCTACCTGCGACAAGATAAACTGATTATTCACTCCCGCACCAGCACACCGAAAACGCTCAATGGCAACTAATTATATGAGGACTTCAGCAAGGTAACTCCAAATTACTTTTACTTCCGATGACAATAAATCACATTCCTGGATGAACGATTTAACACAAAGACTGGTTGAACACAATGAACTGGAACTAAATACCTTTCAATACACCGATCATCACTATTCACATGACTTGTAAAATGACATTGATCCAGTGAACTTTTTCCAAATTActagaaaatagaaaaaatattaaaggtaTTTGGAATATATTAAATTATGTGATCAGGAATGGCACTAGACCGAATAACTCTCCACCCTATTTTATAGAAAATTATGTACATATTAATGAGATTGATGTTGTAGACAAGTTCAAcagtttttttgtaaatgtgggACCaaatctagcaaaaaaaaaaaatccagatccTGATACAGCAAACAATACTAATACCAGCATAATTGAAAGACATTTAAGTTCAATGTTTCTTAGTCCTGTTGAGGAAAAAGAAGTAATTAATATTGTTAGTAATTGTAAAGATAAATTATCTACTGATTGTGATCAACTTGACATGAAAACAGTGAAAAAGGTAATTCTGGGAATTTCCAAACCACTTACATATATTACCAACTTTTCATTTCAAACAGgacaatttccaaataaaatgaaaattgcaaaaattattCCAATTTATAAAGCTGGCGATAAATATAAGTTTACAAATTACAGCCCTGTCTCCCTTCTACAACAATTCTCCAAAATTCTTGACAAATTATTTAATAACAGATTAGATAAattcatagaaaaatataaaatactttCTGATAGTCAGTATGGATTTAGAACAAAACGGTCAACTGCATTAGCTTTAACAGAACTTAGCGAAGAAATTACTGATTATTGATACTGATAAAAAGGAACTTACAATAGGCTTGTTCGTCGACTTACAAAAAGCATTTGATATTAGAAATTatgatatattaattaataaattggaGCATTATGGTATTAGGGATACAGCCTTGAATTGGATCAGAAGTTATTTACAAGAAAGACAACAGTTTGTAGAGTTGGGAGAATTGAAATCAAAATGTTTGGATATGACATGTGGTGTACCCCAGGGGTCAGTGTTGGGCCCAAAattgtttatattgtatattaatGATTTATGCAATGTGTCTCACTTACTGAAGTTTGTGTTATTTGCAGATGACACAACTATTCTGGTTTCTGGTGAGAAAATACAGCAAATTATGGATACAATTACCTctgaatttaaaagtaaaaagtaaaaacatggcttgataaaaacaagttatcaatcaatttaaacaaaacaacgtTAGTTGTGTTTGGTAAAGTTAAAATAGGGAATTGTGTAAGATTGCAAATTGAAGGTGTAAATATAGAAAGAGTAAATGAGATTAAATTCCTGGGAGTAATTGTTGATAATAAAATTTGCTGGAAACCACGCATTAAATACATTGGATCCAAACTTTCTAAAAGCAGTTCAATTTTGGCAAAAGTTAAACATTTTCTCAACCAGAAATCATTACATATTCTGTACTGCTCTTTAGTACTGTAttaccatatttaaattaaattattgttCCGAAGTTTGGGGAAACACTTACAAGACATCATTACAACCTTTGTTTCTGTTGCAAAAAAAGAGCTGTAAGAGCAGTCCATAATAAAGAGATAGTAGGATATCTCCACCACACCAATACACTGTTTTACAATCTAAGCTTGTAAAGTTCTTTGATCTTGTTGAATTCAATACTGTACAATTGGTTTATAAAGAGAGACATAAACTATTGACAGGGAATATTGAGAATATGTTTACAGAGAGACAGGGAGGGTATGGTTTGAGGAGAATACACAATTTAAAGACAATGTCGTCACGAACAACACTGAAGACTTTTTGTATATCTGTATGTGGAGTGAAAATTTGGAACAGGTTAAGTATTGATTTACAACAATGTCCAAATATAGACCAGttcaaaaagaaatataaaatcaacatttttgaaaagtatAGGCAAGAGCAAGTGCTTGTCAATGAAAAGtaatattggttattgttgttatcatcattattattgttaatattacTGCATTATTAGTGTTGATATTGACaagaagaatatatatatatatatatatatatatatatatatatatatatatatatatatatatatacagtgttgcgttactcaaaaaaaaattgctttccaaagtaactagtagtctaatGCGTTACTTAAttttacaaagtagtctgattaaagtcagccatggtctggtcgtgaatggtttgcacattcaaaacaaaagtgatgatacttttactactagttttattaaccaacaggaaATCAGTTTAGGAATGGACGACTAGAGGACTCTGGGCGGTTGCTCACTTTCTGGATGAAAATGGATTCTGTTGAAATGTGAGGATTTTATGAGAAATACATTTCCAGTGTTCTGTTAAGCAATACAAAAGGGATATAAAAGACATTCCACTGCCTTTGGTAGCAATGGTTAGCGATGACACTTTGCGGTCAATTTTATGTCCACACATGCTTCATTCTTTATTTGCACTGTGCAAACTCTTGCGTTGTCACTGCAAACAGTGGTTCAGCACATTGACGAGTACACTAATCCAAAGTTCCTCATTGGTGGGATGAAAATTAAGATTAGTAAATTGTTACAATCTATTATTGAATTGAAATGCGAGAAACTTTTGAAGTCAGACTGTATGAAATGGCAAGTAGAAATTGTTTGCCTGAACGTGTCAATATTGGGATGCCAAGCTTCTTAGCCCACGATATAGGCCAAAGTGCTTTGCATGATCATCTCCATTCTGCTTCCACTGCTCTCTGACAAAGTGGGAGGAGATAAGAGACTAACGTCACACAGAAGGTCATCCCACTCACTCAAGGTGTATAAAAAGAGTGCTCACTGTTCAGCCGGTGTGGTGTGGTTTTTGAGGCTGGAGAGTCAGTCAGCGATTGGTAAGTTATTCAAAACCCCAAATTTGTTCATTTCTTCACTTTTACAACATAGAAAAATATCCAATGTGACCTATAATGTTCATCCTCAGGACAGAAACTCTTTCGAACTTACCTGACATTTTTGCCGACCATGCCGATGAATATCTTAAACAAGTTTCAAGtacatttaaatgaatttaTTGTATACATTTTGACTGAATTGTCAAAACTAGTAACATAAACGCTACAAGTGAAAGTTGTGATCACAATGCAATCCTTTAATTAGTGTTTTGGTCAGCACATTGACGGATGCGGGCCAGGTTTGGCTGTACAGACGGCAGTAAATTCTGGTGGCGCTGAGCAAAAACAAGAGCAAACTGTAGGACGCAGACTTGAGCATCATTAATGTTAATAGATCACACCTTGGTACAGAGCCGAGAGTCGAACAGGGGTGGGCgcactcggtcctcgagggcccgagtcctgcaagttttggatgtttcccttctccaacgcaGCTGAGATATGAtcagctctgcataagcctgccaacaatcctgttgattggaatcagctgttgcagcagggaaacctccaaaacctgcaggagtcCGGCCCACGAGGATAGAATTTGCCCATCACTGGAGTAGAAGAATCCATTTCTGCTTCTAAAATTGAATTATCTTTATTCAACACATTATTTTAGTCAAAATAGTTTACTTGTATCTTGGCGTGTAGAAAAGCTCTACAactataaaacaatttattggTAATAGTGGCACCTATATTTTTGACATGACCGTTCTCACTCTGCACaccattctttttttaaactaacttgTAGACCAtgtcaaatgttatttttagcatatgccactgaaaaaaaaacggatGGCAGGCTGCAAATGGGCCCCGGGGCgtggtttggacaccactgctgtacATAGACTTGCAGTAGCTAGCAAATTGGTCATTTGTAGCTATCAGATGTTT belongs to Festucalex cinctus isolate MCC-2025b chromosome 5, RoL_Fcin_1.0, whole genome shotgun sequence and includes:
- the LOC144019375 gene encoding serine protease inhibitor A3K-like; protein product: MQVALGFWILSAVFCLGRGYHHASLSHVRSANKEFAFQLYRKLAARSDNRGKNIFYSPSSVSVALAALSVGARGYTHRQLMSGLGYNSYRVTQNDVNRFFSMLLKRQDGSSDISEGTAVFLDNAFKPKPDFLKDLKAFYYTDVLNVDFRRTTQSADAINKYVAYKTHGKIDKLLEHLEPDTVMYLISYIYFKGMWDNPFETKLTKADMFAVDEYNKVSVQMMNKKDTFDIYHDLAIDTTILRLPFNSGYSMLLLLPDNMATLEKAISPQHITNWSKWMRKRKYNIFVPKFSIKTDYSLKEVLTEMGMTHMFDERADLSGISWAKQLFVSGVVHQASLDVDEAGATAAAATGIGIAVLSSLPVPVLKFNHPFMLLITDNATNDILFLGKIINPNI